The genomic segment tcacaataattaacaaattaaaatatttaaagatttttttaaaaactcataTAACTTTCTAAACTCTAtcaatgtcatataaattgaaaaattatgtagaaCACGTATAAATCATTCagtaataattaacaacttaaaataactaaataaaactaTATAACCAATTTAATTGacttctcaaatatttcatcaatgccataaaattGAGACTGAAAAGTAACGTATAGTGTATGGAAATTAGAATTACTATGTCTTACTAATTAACAACTTGAGAAATTTAAAAATCCTTCAAAACAATTGACTGACTTTTCAAATTTCATCAATGCAACATAAATTGTGATATAAAAAAAAGTAGGATACATTGGACACGTGTTGACACGGGCTCCAATAGTTAAttctaaatatgaaaaagttaCCATTTAACTCCTGAACTTGTTCGCACAACTTATTTTAGACTTTTAACTTAACGAACATTTATTTACCTCccttaataactttaaagtgaattaatatcGTCCCTGATGCAGATGTGACatttttaagcaaaaaaaaaaacgtgtatttattttttaaaaagggtacgacccatttttattattattattattattaatgttatatatatatatatatataaattaaaaaaacaagtcAGGCCTTTCTTCCTCAATGCCCCCACCCTCACCCTATACCCCCATACCCCGCATTGCTGTTACAACCTCACCACCATCTCTATCCCAATCTTCTTGCTCCTCCATTAATTAGTTGTACATTTTTAGTATTAACTTAGAAAATAGTAATTCTAGCTGTTAAGATCTTATTTTTCAGAGGTGTCGAACAAGAATTGTCAATCTTGAAATAGTAATTCCATTAATCAGAAAAAtattactttactttttttaGGTGTGTTGCAGGGGTGGATGGATTTGTTTGATGGgttattgaaatttgaaattttgagcgGCAGAGCTGACGGTAGATGGAGAAAGAAGAAATCACACTGTGATTGAAGTAAAATATATGTAGTAATTTGTGATGATAAGGTCACTCTTAAGTGTTTCAGTGGGAAGTAGACACTGTTATTAAAATTTTCTATTGGATAAGTTGCACGGGAGACGGTGTTTGCAGGGGTGGGGGTGGACGGGGGTTAGCGAGAAAGGGTGAATAATTTGGGGCTTTTGATAAATTAGTGTTGCTTACCTGATTTCTCATCAAATTTTGTTGGGAATTTTGAATTTGAGGCTCCGCTGATGCTGTGTTCGAACTCAAATTGGTAGCGATTGGCTTAGtagattttggggatttttggtAGGATATGCTCGCGGGAGGCTGGCGCTACTCCCGACGTTGGTCCACCCCCATCAAACTCGCCGAAGCTCCGACGACGTCAATCAACAGTGGCTGTTTCGTAGCTTTCTTGACAGGAGTCGTCTGAGAAGATAAAAAATAGGGGtggggtatttttttatttattgaagatATTGATTTTGTCTCTAGTGTGCCTGCAACTCTGTTGACACTATCTCTTTTTGCTGCCTATTGTGTGATAAATGGATAGATAccatttttttcagaaaataattcaTTTCCTCTAGAATCAAACCTTGGTCGGGCTGTAGCAGCTAAAAACATGactttttcaatataatttttGCTCTTACAAGTACGCACTGGATCTTCTTCTTCTGGTAATAAATAATAGCGCTCACATTTTCTTGTCACATAAAATCACTTTTCATAAATATGAACAGTGTTATACATATCCAAAAAAAATGGATCATGCGGTATGCTCTCAGGATCTACCATTGATAAGCAAAATTGCAATCGGGTCCTTTTATTTGCTTCTGACAAAAGTGGTTTAATAACACTTGAATGCCTTCGTATTTTTTTCTCCTTCAAACGCCTAAACAAAGTAGTTGCACTCATGTTTAATGAACAAGCTAGAGATCGAAGAGATGTACGCTTATTCAATGGAATCGCCTTAAAGCCATTAGCATCAATCTGAATTTTCTTACGAccacaactttttttctttttatgtgacACATCATTTTGTGTACCGAAACTGGATTGCTTCCAAATACATCTAACTGTTCGCTTTGAAACTGAAAAATGTGTTGCCACTATTTGTTGTGCtcctcttttcaatttttcagtaACACTTTCTTTTAGTAGTGCTTCATATATTGCCTTACGATCATCATTGCTCAACTCTCTTTTGAGCCTTGGTGGTTGTGGTACTTCATTATCTGTATTGCCATCATGTATATAATCacttgtttaattattatttttaaaaaaaataactttacaaaTGTTTGTTTATAATAATATGCATTTATAAGAGAAAGTTAAGTCTAACAACGTAGGATTTCTAAGAGCAtgcatataaaatttattttgaaagtaGTATTTCTAAATAATTTGTTTTCTCAAGATGTGAACAACGTAATgcatgaggaaaaaaaaaagaagaactcAACAATTTAGAAGCAAAAAGTTATATGCATACCAATACTGATAATACTCGATTCTTCACGTATTGATTGTGGTCCTTCCTCAAATGGTGTATCTTCCTCATTTGGCTTATTGTTTAAATCTAACAAAAAATTACTCACCGAAGATGTCTCGTCTATTGGAGTAGTTGAATCAAGATTAAGATCGGGTACATGATATGTGACGGAACAATCATCTTCAAATTCGACCGGTATATTTAGATCTATTATCTTTCATGAAACATTGAGATTATGTGTTgtagtcattttttttttaacactTGCTTATTTTAACAAATATTAGATTGAGTAAccctttataatattttttgggtgGGATTTGCctccaaaatttttaaaatttgaagtaaaatttaaattttttaataaaatacattTGCCAAAAAATGCTTAGAATACAAATTTCATGTACTTCGATAAACGTTTTAATGAATAAATAAGCAAGTGATTTACTAGATGTTTGCCATAATTTTCAGGTGATTTACTGCTTTTGACATGCCCGATTAACTTTAAATTTCATTGGATGATTAATTAGAGAAAAATAGACGTATTTTGTTATAATCTCCTCTGAAGGAGAATATATTCAATGATTTATCAATGGTAGATCCTGATAATTTGGCTAATCGTATTCAAATGGTAACGAGTTAATAATTGCCTATACAAGGAAGTTATCATTCACTTTCATTCTCAAAGTCTTAAGCTTGATTTTATATTCATCGTTTTAATTGCATGTTCGTGTATGGTACATGAATCATTAAATTTCACGGTGGTTACGATATCAACGAAGGTCCCAACTTGGAAGAATTCTTTCAAAAGAAGTTCTTGTAAACCTTTAGGTATTGGAAGGAGTAGACTTGcaatattcatttttttcaactttgtTCTGTAAACCTTTTAAGAAGAGAGTTACGATTAGCCAATTATTTACTGTTGGGCACCAAAATAAGTTGCTGAACATTTGTTCTATAGTCAATGATACATTTTTCTTTACatagaataaatatgaaatagaGTGTATGAGTTTTCACttctccaatttttttttaataatttattgattttcAATCCATGCATGCATATGCTACAATTTTCCATGCTTCATTATTTATTGAGTCTTACAATGTTATGAAGGGTAGAAAGGTAAAATGTATTCCTAATCATtggatttcttaatgggtgtgccatgGTTGAAAGGACCTACTAattcgaaacggagggagtaataaataatatgcataatacatccaatcttgcataattactgaaaattctgacattttgcataattattgaaaaattcaattttgggtctgtcaagatacataattatcttttgatatattttttctattttggatttgtCGAGATACATTATACATCttataaaaatacatttttcttttgtaaagatacataattagcttcagattttttcttcttctaattttagATTTATTGAGATACGTAGTTaactcccgatacatccaacgaagatatataattagttgagatttttgttgTTACTTTATAAGGATGAAATTAatgtaaatatgataatttaaggtgtatatttatgttatttatcttaATTTAAATACCTATTTATGAGCACTTAAAATTAGGAGTGTGCATTGGTCGGTTCAGTTCGATTTTGAGTATTATCgatttggtttatcgatttttgatttgcCAACACGCTAAAtcaataatcaaaccaataagataCTTGTTATcgattttggtccttaacggttcgatttatCAGTTTAACCGTtaatcaataaccaaaccaataagaaaatGCACCCTTTATTGTTTTTCACATTCTCTTCTTATTTTCATATGttcatatatatacactacattcATGCATAAAAGTCTACACAAGTTACAAGTAGAAGCAAGTTTAAATACATTATTACTAAAACAAACTTGTTTTCTTTTTGGTTAAGTAGCGAACTAGAATGTAGTAGCAATCGATAGCGATCtctcaaaaaagaaaatcaatgtaGATTTATAGTTTATATTAATGGGTGGAAACCCAACAAGCCAACAAGTTTATATAaaaaaaggcataatacataaacatgccctttaacttgacctcaaatcACATTTATAACTTTCAACTTTAGACACTTCAACTTGTATAAAATTAAACAAGTAGACACCCACGTCCTATATGTCATAATACACATAGGACGCTACGTTAGACAAGAATTGGCTACGTAGGATGCCACATAGgacatatgtgtctacttgttcaactttatacaaatttaagagCCTAGTTGTGCACACCCAATGTTGGAGATTATAGATGTGATCTGAGGTCAAGTTTAAgtgcatgtttatgtattgtgccaAAAAAAGAATAACATTAAGACAATAGctataaaatgcaaaaaataattgggcgtgtatttaaaatataaagtcgcaattatataagaataaaaatataattttaatataatcttattgggttatcagtttaACCGTTAATTAAAGGGGAAAGTACATAAATGATatttcatttcaaataaattccACGAAAAtagtcatgaaatttaaatttcattttctagccatttcaatttgctGGCTTgttttatatagtttttatacTCATTCTATACAGcttttatacatatcttatacatatatatattctgtataaaaattgtatagttttgatacacaatttatttaaaattatacagttttttcacattttatacaacaattatatattttttatacacattttatatattttttatacatatacatatttgatagtactatacaatttctatacatatatcttgtATAGATACATactctatataataattataacatttttatacaattatatttaattattatttttaaacaataaaaaaagtagaatattttttgattaaaaaatttgtagcaaaaaaaaaaaaaaagaaaaagaacaactGAAATTTTTTTAGGAAAGAGCTGAATGACCCAAGTTGGAAAAGGTTGAAAATTTAAggccccgtttggccatgaaaattattttttttcggagttagagttgaagatgaagttggagttggagttgtgtttgaccatgaatataaattaaagttgtttttgaaattttatgagaaaagtatgagtgaaaaaagtgaaaacaagtaaaacgtgttttcactttttcaaataatttttcggagttgaatttggaaaattcatggccaaacggTGCGTGTTtttactaaagtgaaataatttttcaaaaaaaaaagaaaaaaattccaaTGGCCAAACAACTACTAAGAAAAAAAAGACtaaatgacccaaattgagaaAGAATAGAAAATAACTATTATTTGAAATTAGTATAGCCTGTCATGACATAAAATATCCATAGGCCCAAACTTAGGCCATTAACTTTAAAATGGCTCCGATCATGTCATCTTTCCTTAACTAATACCTTAAAATTGAAGTCAAATCAATattccaaaaacaaaaaaaattaattctaaaactatttaaaaaattgTCACCCTATTTAAAATTGGAGGTCAACTAAAGTTGCGGCGATGTGTAATGCCTATTTTAAAATAGGGAAGTAAATGATGTTCTACCCCCGTGTTTTTGCTTGGAAAATTGAATATTTTTCAATTCTTCCCTCCAAACTTTAAAAAACGAAAAATTTCATATGCCTTTGACCCTTTCCtccaaaaatattcaaaattcaaaaccaaactcCTTTTTTATATAAAGCTTGATAAAAGATCTTGAAatccattcatcatcacaaaTCAACAAATCttagctcttttttttttttttttataaaaaattataatctttGCTATGTCTTTTTCTAATTCATCATTGAAAAATCCAGTTTCTGTGCCTAATGATACTGGCGAAATTCATGTAATATTTGGGCCTATGTTTGCTGGTAAAACTACTGCTCTTCTTCGTCGGGTTAATTCTGAATCCAATTTGGGCAGGTAAAATTATTTGTTGCCACTTTAGTATGAATTCTAGATATTCCTAAAAAAGTTGATAatgggaatttaaaatttaatgtgTCAATTTCTTTAGTACAAAAGATATTTTTCTGATAGGTGGATATATAATGGGTGGTAATATTGTTGTAGATGCTTCAAGTTTTGAAGATATGTTAAATTGAAGTAGTTCTATGTTGCTAATCCAGGCGATTAATTTCCACAATGTTTTTCTGTTcgaaagataggattagaaatgaggttatttgaTATATGGTAGGAGTGGTTTTGGTGGAAGtcaagatgagggaagcgaggtTGAAATGACTCGgatatgtgatgaggaggggcatggatgctcAGTCCGGAGGTGCGAGAGGTTCGCTATGGATGGATTCGGAGGTGCGAGAGGTTCGCTATGGATGGATTTGGACGAGGCAgaggtgtttgaaaaaatgttgGAGGGAGGTGGTTAGACATGACATGAAGCAACTTCAACGTactgaggacatgatcctagatagaaaggtgtagAGGAgacggattagggtagaagtaTAGTAGGAATGAGTGCATCAGTACTAATAGGTAGGAGGACTTTGTTATTCGTGTTAGTAGCTATAGTACTAGCTTTATTTCAAATTGTTGTACTGtttgttgtattacttggtgagttTTGTGTGTAGCATTTTTGGGTGTGGTAATTTCTATTGTACTTTGTTCTTTTACTGTTCcttttctagattgttttattttgagccgggggtctattggaaacaacctctctctctctcacttctgaggtagtggtatggattgcgtacacttaCCTCTCCAGACCCCACCTGGTGGGAGTATACCtgctatgttgttgttgttgttataactTGTTTTTCCAACTGTGTGAGTAGGAATGTGGTTATGATCAAGTCAAACAAAGATACACGGTATGCAGTAGATGCAGTGGTGACACATGATGGGACAAAATTCCCATGTTGGGCATTGCCTGATCTATCATCTTTCAAACACAGATTTGGTCTAGATGCCTATGAAAAGGTGGTGTCCTTTTCGTCCTTCCCTCTCTTCTTGTACTATTCTTGGACTCAACTGAAGTGAATGGAGATTTAGTACTTGACTGACATTCTAGACTTGTGATCCTAGAAGACTAGTGTGTTGTTTTCGTTTTAACTTAAGTCTTGAAAAAGGTTTTGCTTGGGGTATGTGTAATTATGGATGATCAGATTCTAGGTTGCTACCTATGCGGCTGGGACTCTCCCAACTCATGTTGGATCCTCTAATAATGCACCAACTTTGGAGGATCCAACATTCAGCCATTGGCATTGTTGAAGAGTCCGAACAACATAAGTTGCAACTATGTTGATCAAATTGGAAATCCATGATGTAAAAAAAGAAAGGGTAGACTTTTTTACATTAATTTGAAATTCTTGGAGTACCATGAGATTTAGGGTTGGCCTTCCACTTTTTTTCTTCCAAGGAGAGGAACTAAAAGTTTAAAGTATTAGATATGGTAAaacttttatttgaattttgtttgTCCTTTAGCCTAGTAGCAAGGACCCGCCACCTATAGCTGTAAAGTCGTGCTTTGAGTCTCCAAGGGAATAAAACTTAATGGATTACTGCAGGACTCTTTGTCAGAGGCAGGTTCGGGGGGGTTGGAACATACCACAGCCAAAAAAATCCAGTGGGAAGGGGAAGAGTTGAGCATATAGAGTAGGTGAATCACTTGGATCAGAGCTAAGGCGTTGTGAAAGAACAACCTTGTCTAGCTTACGATAAAGATACTAATTGTTGTGAAGCTCTAATGTAATTCTTGCTCTTCATTGTGTTGCAGTTTATTTCTGGTTACCTATGATTTTATTCCTCATCGAATCTATTCGTTAGCAGGTGGATGTGATTGGCATTGATGAAGCTCAGTTTTTTGATGACCTTTATGATTTCTGCTGCAATGCTGCTGATATTGATGGGAAGACTGTAATTGTTGCTGGCCTAGATGGTGACTACTTAAGGTATTTGTTGAATTTTAACCAATAGTTTATTTCTATCATTAGATTTGGAGTTTCATAATTGGCACAAACTGTATTCTGATGATAATATATGCTTGCTTGTTACAGGAGGAAGTTTGGCTCTGTACTTGATATTATTCCGATTGCAGATACTGTTACAAAGTTGACAGCAAGATGCGAGTTATGTGGCAAACGCGCATTTTTCACCTTGAGAAAAACTGATGAGATGCAGAAGGAGCTTATAGGTGGTGCTAATATGTATATGCCTGTCTGTCGACAACACTATGTCAATGGCAAGTCGATCGTGGAATCTGCAAGAAAGGTCC from the Capsicum annuum cultivar UCD-10X-F1 chromosome 9, UCD10Xv1.1, whole genome shotgun sequence genome contains:
- the LOC107854027 gene encoding thymidine kinase codes for the protein MSFSNSSLKNPVSVPNDTGEIHVIFGPMFAGKTTALLRRVNSESNLGRNVVMIKSNKDTRYAVDAVVTHDGTKFPCWALPDLSSFKHRFGLDAYEKVDVIGIDEAQFFDDLYDFCCNAADIDGKTVIVAGLDGDYLRRKFGSVLDIIPIADTVTKLTARCELCGKRAFFTLRKTDEMQKELIGGANMYMPVCRQHYVNGKSIVESARKVLESHQVQVELVSEKPLVA